The following proteins are co-located in the Planctomycetia bacterium genome:
- a CDS encoding serine/threonine protein kinase, translating into MSTRMCSQCGNEVAADAPGGLCAACLLKPGLHPSQASRSAQTTPYDRTFTAPAIAELVPHFPELEIIKLLGQGGMGAVYQARQTRLDRLVALKILPKLSGQEAEFANRFAREARAMARLNHPNIVNIHDHGDKAGWCFFIMEYVDGVNLREAIQTKSVEPKEALTIVGQICDALQYAHQEGVVHRDIKPENILLDKRGRVKIADFGLAKLLGQSTLSRHLTATNQVMGTVGYMAPEQMEGARQVDHRADLYAVGVVFYELLTGELPLGRFAPPSKKVQIDVRIDEVVLKTLEKEPELRYQHASQIKQDVEQISRGVVPMPASSLGASLTQHLPWLKNVKLAGIALLVLGLFEFAIWAIGIIQVEEARLSYQSTNKSWMILTMADLFLGSAVAVTGLLIIWKKFRLLAMLGCLVAMAPMAQMAYFLRPIDHETNLEQLIDMAERQGISFNPDRNDTRAFTFEARSLRDKILNLSNQAPNKMNHLIFTRWPAIWVTWLSIPAGLWAFLLLLKPEVKSQFGWRKSTISPPNPSQQMKTEIRSTVHVPTDHNFIGLNGLLTIVSLGLGTAFTIWISSAFLAGHEIRMPFGGQAAGEATAIFAILGVGLVWVGLLFFNHTMQAIRTLGVSHVQKAQFIFLMVLFGIAGLSVLLITLKSLNAGESLGRAFSHVIINGSEAAGWISGLLVGSILAMTLTFAPWNSVKVKRLLNVCIVLIILIAAVLLFLMPTTVYYSPREPEQPPVSVPPYN; encoded by the coding sequence ATGTCAACCAGAATGTGTTCCCAGTGTGGTAATGAAGTGGCAGCAGATGCCCCTGGTGGCTTATGTGCTGCCTGCCTGCTCAAACCGGGCCTGCATCCATCGCAGGCCAGCCGGAGTGCTCAGACCACGCCCTATGATCGTACTTTCACTGCGCCAGCCATTGCAGAGTTGGTGCCCCACTTTCCTGAACTGGAAATCATCAAACTGCTGGGGCAGGGGGGCATGGGTGCTGTCTACCAAGCCAGGCAGACCCGCCTTGATCGTCTGGTCGCATTAAAAATCCTCCCCAAGCTCTCAGGCCAGGAAGCGGAGTTTGCCAATCGCTTCGCCCGCGAAGCCCGTGCCATGGCCAGGCTGAACCATCCAAACATCGTCAACATCCATGATCACGGTGACAAGGCTGGCTGGTGCTTCTTCATCATGGAGTATGTCGATGGTGTCAACCTTCGAGAGGCTATCCAAACCAAAAGCGTTGAGCCAAAAGAAGCTCTTACTATTGTTGGTCAGATTTGTGATGCCTTGCAGTATGCTCATCAGGAAGGTGTGGTGCATCGCGACATCAAGCCGGAGAATATCCTGCTTGATAAGCGCGGCCGGGTGAAGATCGCAGACTTCGGCCTGGCCAAGTTGCTGGGCCAGAGCACGCTCTCCCGACATCTCACTGCCACCAACCAGGTTATGGGCACGGTAGGCTACATGGCTCCTGAGCAGATGGAAGGAGCCAGGCAAGTTGATCACCGCGCTGATCTATACGCTGTCGGCGTGGTCTTCTATGAACTGCTGACAGGTGAATTACCTCTGGGGCGTTTTGCACCACCATCCAAAAAAGTGCAGATCGATGTTCGCATCGACGAAGTCGTTTTGAAGACACTGGAGAAAGAACCGGAACTGCGTTACCAGCATGCCAGCCAGATCAAGCAGGATGTGGAACAGATCAGCCGGGGCGTTGTTCCCATGCCTGCCTCATCGCTGGGTGCTTCATTAACGCAACACTTGCCCTGGCTGAAAAACGTCAAGCTGGCAGGTATTGCCTTGCTCGTGCTGGGGCTTTTCGAATTTGCCATCTGGGCTATCGGCATAATCCAGGTCGAAGAAGCTCGGCTGAGTTATCAGTCTACCAATAAATCGTGGATGATCTTAACCATGGCTGATCTTTTCCTTGGTTCCGCTGTTGCGGTAACAGGCTTGCTGATCATCTGGAAAAAGTTTCGTCTCCTGGCCATGCTCGGCTGTCTGGTCGCGATGGCACCCATGGCCCAGATGGCCTACTTCCTCCGGCCAATCGACCATGAAACTAATCTGGAACAGTTGATTGACATGGCTGAAAGGCAGGGAATCAGTTTCAATCCGGATCGCAACGATACTCGGGCTTTCACTTTCGAAGCGCGCAGTCTGCGCGACAAGATACTTAATCTGAGCAACCAGGCCCCCAACAAAATGAACCATCTCATTTTCACACGCTGGCCTGCCATCTGGGTAACCTGGCTCAGCATCCCAGCCGGGCTGTGGGCCTTTCTGTTGCTGCTCAAGCCTGAGGTAAAAAGTCAGTTCGGCTGGAGAAAGTCAACAATCTCCCCACCAAATCCATCGCAGCAGATGAAGACAGAAATCCGCTCAACGGTTCATGTACCAACGGATCATAATTTCATTGGCTTGAATGGATTATTGACTATCGTCTCGCTGGGTCTGGGAACTGCTTTCACCATTTGGATAAGCTCAGCCTTCCTCGCAGGGCATGAAATACGCATGCCCTTTGGTGGTCAAGCCGCTGGGGAAGCAACTGCGATCTTCGCGATACTGGGAGTTGGTCTGGTTTGGGTAGGGCTGTTGTTTTTCAATCACACCATGCAGGCAATTAGGACATTAGGCGTAAGCCATGTCCAGAAGGCTCAGTTCATCTTTCTGATGGTGCTGTTCGGGATTGCAGGTCTCAGCGTGCTGTTGATCACTCTGAAATCACTCAATGCCGGGGAATCGCTGGGCAGAGCCTTCTCTCATGTAATTATCAATGGCAGCGAAGCAGCCGGGTGGATTTCAGGCCTCCTCGTCGGCAGCATCCTGGCAATGACCCTGACCTTTGCACCTTGGAACAGTGTGAAAGTTAAACGCCTGCTGAATGTCTGCATCGTACTGATCATTCTCATCGCAGCTGTTCTGCTCTTCCTGATGCCAACCACGGTATACTACAGTCCACGTGAGCCTGAACAGCCGCCAGTCAGTGTGCCACCTTACAATTGA
- a CDS encoding DUF971 domain-containing protein: MSSFPRPTALAKSGDDRLQITWSDGRVGTILWVKLREVCPCALCNEDRQKIMEPVARPTDGGLSLRVLQEKEIPRNEPVKPTAMNPVGNYAYKIIWSDGHDLGIFTFEFLYSLCKWETHTR, from the coding sequence ATGAGTTCTTTCCCCCGCCCCACCGCACTGGCTAAATCTGGCGACGACCGCTTGCAGATCACCTGGAGTGATGGTCGCGTAGGCACCATCTTGTGGGTAAAGCTGCGTGAAGTCTGTCCTTGTGCCCTGTGCAACGAAGATCGCCAAAAGATCATGGAGCCAGTTGCCAGGCCGACGGATGGCGGCCTTTCGCTTCGGGTGCTGCAGGAAAAGGAAATTCCCCGCAATGAACCAGTGAAGCCCACTGCCATGAATCCGGTAGGCAACTATGCCTATAAAATCATCTGGAGCGATGGCCACGATCTGGGCATCTTCACTTTTGAGTTCCTCTATTCGCTCTGCAAGTGGGAGACACACACCCGCTGA
- a CDS encoding acetyltransferase: MQIRQATPHDHPALLELWLRSVQATHTFLTNKDIERLYPLVRDHALPALELWVLTADSGEFMGFMGLDGNKLEAIFLDPPFFRLGAGKHLLKHAEQLKGYLTVDVNEQNPEAIQFYLANGFRITGRSPLDGQGNPFPLIHLSQHPDDGQEDDIARKFIW, encoded by the coding sequence ATGCAGATACGACAAGCTACTCCACATGACCATCCAGCGTTGCTAGAACTCTGGCTTCGTTCCGTGCAGGCTACCCATACGTTTCTGACGAATAAGGATATTGAGCGGCTCTATCCGCTGGTTCGCGATCATGCCTTGCCTGCACTGGAACTCTGGGTACTCACTGCTGACTCTGGTGAATTCATGGGCTTCATGGGGCTGGATGGCAACAAGCTCGAAGCCATCTTTCTCGATCCGCCTTTTTTCCGCCTGGGTGCAGGCAAGCATCTTCTCAAGCATGCTGAGCAACTGAAAGGCTACCTCACCGTCGATGTTAATGAACAGAACCCTGAAGCGATCCAGTTTTATTTGGCCAACGGGTTCCGCATCACGGGCCGGTCGCCTCTCGATGGTCAAGGCAACCCCTTTCCACTCATTCACCTTTCGCAGCATCCCGATGATGGCCAGGAGGATGACATAGCCCGGAAGTTCATCTGGTGA
- a CDS encoding triphosphoribosyl-dephospho-CoA synthase, with translation MNAEADINLVELACLWEATVPKPGNVHPGAAFSDTSYDDFVQSAKAIAPVLAHAEHHTVGEIVLDAVRATRQTVGKNTNLGIILVLAPLAKSANQIELASILHALTVHDTELVYEAIRLAQPGGLGKADSQDVHQKPTATLLEAMQLAADRDWIARQYVRCFADVFGLLLPELEMTYQQTADLTLSIQRAFLVGLATLGDTLIARKCGEGVMKDAQLKAQAVLDAGWPDTHAGQQAFDDLDHWLRADGHRRNPGTMADLMAGAIYLALRKGSIPIRFP, from the coding sequence ATGAACGCTGAAGCAGATATTAACCTGGTTGAACTGGCCTGCCTGTGGGAAGCCACGGTGCCCAAACCGGGTAACGTACATCCAGGCGCTGCATTCAGTGACACCAGCTACGATGACTTTGTGCAGAGCGCCAAGGCCATTGCTCCTGTGCTGGCCCATGCCGAACATCACACTGTCGGCGAAATTGTTTTAGACGCGGTGAGAGCCACACGGCAAACGGTGGGCAAAAATACCAACCTTGGCATCATTCTCGTGCTCGCGCCACTGGCCAAAAGTGCTAATCAGATCGAGCTTGCATCCATACTCCATGCACTTACCGTGCACGATACAGAACTGGTCTATGAAGCGATTCGTCTTGCGCAGCCCGGCGGCCTGGGAAAGGCAGACAGTCAGGATGTTCACCAGAAACCCACGGCAACACTTCTCGAAGCCATGCAACTGGCCGCAGATCGTGATTGGATTGCCCGGCAATATGTACGTTGCTTTGCTGATGTCTTTGGCTTGCTGTTGCCTGAACTGGAAATGACATATCAGCAGACCGCTGACCTCACACTCTCCATTCAACGTGCGTTTCTGGTGGGGCTGGCAACGTTAGGCGATACCCTCATCGCCCGCAAGTGTGGCGAAGGTGTGATGAAGGATGCACAACTGAAGGCACAAGCTGTACTCGATGCGGGCTGGCCAGATACCCACGCAGGCCAACAGGCATTTGACGATCTCGACCACTGGCTGCGCGCCGATGGACACCGTCGCAACCCCGGCACCATGGCTGACCTGATGGCTGGGGCCATCTATCTGGCCTTGCGAAAAGGTAGCATACCGATTCGCTTCCCCTAG
- a CDS encoding cation:proton antiporter, with product MFAVVLIQLVVIIAVARLTGWIFRQFHQPMVVGEIVGGILLGPSLFQPLAPELWATIFRPEVQPAFQIIKELGLVLLLFIVGMEFDFSHLRHLGRAAVMISIVGIALPFIFGLGLAPLLHSQMEMQRPLWGLCLFMGTALSITALPVLGRMMMELGITKTKLGTVTITAAAVDDAAAWILLASIVAAVRSQFDPAQTLLMILQTMGFVAIMLLVIRPLMRKLLDFYFARTENRLELLGLSALLILLMLCGWITLKIGVFAEFGAFMFGASLSGNEKLHHALGDSFRNFVSAFFLPVFFTYTGLNTAIGSLQSVNHWLLAILIMVAAVVGKFVGCTVVAHWNGYNWKEASLIGAMMNTRALMALIVLNVGLEQGILNKTIFTMLVLMAIVTTLMTTPLLKYLYRGTELEEPINQSGLFRSAWRKTMQRRR from the coding sequence ATGTTTGCAGTCGTTCTCATTCAACTCGTTGTCATTATCGCTGTTGCCCGGCTGACAGGCTGGATATTCCGGCAGTTTCATCAGCCCATGGTCGTGGGTGAAATTGTTGGGGGCATCCTGCTGGGGCCTTCGCTGTTTCAGCCCTTAGCTCCAGAACTATGGGCCACCATCTTTCGACCGGAAGTGCAGCCCGCCTTTCAAATTATCAAGGAACTGGGCCTGGTGCTGCTCCTGTTTATCGTCGGCATGGAATTTGACTTCAGCCACCTGCGACATCTGGGCCGGGCTGCGGTGATGATCTCCATCGTTGGCATTGCGCTCCCGTTTATCTTTGGGCTAGGGCTGGCTCCGTTACTGCACAGTCAGATGGAAATGCAAAGGCCGCTATGGGGGCTGTGCCTGTTCATGGGCACTGCCTTATCCATTACTGCGCTTCCAGTGCTGGGCAGAATGATGATGGAACTGGGTATTACGAAAACAAAGTTGGGTACGGTGACCATCACTGCAGCAGCAGTCGATGATGCTGCAGCCTGGATTCTCCTCGCCAGCATTGTTGCTGCGGTGCGCTCGCAGTTTGATCCTGCCCAGACCCTGCTGATGATCCTGCAGACAATGGGATTCGTAGCCATCATGTTGCTGGTGATCAGGCCTCTCATGCGAAAACTGCTCGATTTTTACTTTGCCCGCACAGAAAATCGGCTGGAACTTCTGGGCCTGTCGGCCCTCCTGATACTACTGATGCTCTGTGGATGGATCACGTTGAAAATCGGTGTCTTTGCCGAGTTTGGCGCCTTCATGTTCGGGGCGAGCCTGTCGGGGAACGAAAAGCTGCATCATGCCCTGGGAGATTCGTTCCGTAATTTTGTTTCCGCCTTCTTCCTGCCTGTCTTTTTCACCTACACCGGCTTGAACACTGCCATTGGCAGTTTGCAGAGTGTCAATCACTGGCTGCTCGCGATCCTGATCATGGTTGCTGCCGTGGTTGGCAAGTTCGTTGGCTGCACCGTAGTGGCACACTGGAATGGCTATAACTGGAAAGAAGCATCGCTGATCGGAGCCATGATGAACACTCGCGCCCTCATGGCATTGATCGTCCTCAATGTTGGTCTCGAACAGGGCATCTTGAACAAAACCATTTTCACCATGCTGGTGCTGATGGCGATCGTAACCACACTGATGACGACACCATTACTGAAATACCTGTACCGTGGCACTGAGCTGGAAGAACCGATTAATCAATCGGGGTTATTTCGGTCTGCATGGCGAAAAACCATGCAGCGTCGTCGATAA
- a CDS encoding carbohydrate porin: MKGSFLTLHGETIYGLSANLAAGTVFPVSLGQIFPAVNETETALTGIKYTQFLSQNFAVFGGKINTLDEFKQPYAGGRGVDAFMNISFGLPMVLARTVPYSSWGGGVAVLDNNQEALFSFMALDTNSTPTNTGFDTFFNNGVTMIAMASLPVNFNGLAGHQTIGGSFSTGSYRTLDRTAYFDPEEGVFIPNPQVQNSWSIFYMFDQALMADSCNPKRTWGIFGTIGIADEDPSPIRWAGSIGFGGASLASSRQNDTWGVGYFYNGLTDNLKNFAPNLFPLKDEQGVEVFYNVGVTPWWHITPDFQVILPGRERIDTALLFGLRMKLDF; this comes from the coding sequence ATGAAAGGCTCGTTCCTCACCCTGCATGGTGAAACCATCTACGGCCTGTCAGCCAACCTGGCCGCGGGTACGGTATTCCCCGTGAGCCTGGGGCAGATTTTCCCTGCTGTTAATGAAACCGAAACCGCCCTGACCGGAATCAAGTACACACAATTCCTGTCTCAGAACTTTGCTGTCTTTGGTGGTAAGATCAACACCCTCGACGAGTTCAAGCAGCCTTATGCTGGTGGCCGTGGTGTTGATGCCTTCATGAATATTTCCTTCGGCTTGCCCATGGTTCTTGCTCGAACAGTCCCCTATTCGAGTTGGGGTGGTGGAGTTGCTGTGCTGGATAACAACCAGGAAGCACTGTTCAGTTTCATGGCTTTGGATACCAACAGCACGCCTACCAATACCGGGTTTGATACCTTCTTCAACAACGGCGTTACCATGATTGCCATGGCATCACTGCCTGTCAATTTCAACGGCCTGGCTGGTCATCAAACTATTGGTGGTTCATTCAGCACCGGATCTTACCGCACCCTGGATCGTACAGCCTACTTTGATCCTGAAGAAGGTGTATTCATTCCGAATCCCCAGGTGCAGAATTCCTGGTCGATCTTCTACATGTTCGATCAGGCACTCATGGCAGACTCTTGCAACCCCAAGCGAACCTGGGGCATCTTTGGCACCATTGGCATCGCTGACGAAGACCCCAGCCCGATTCGCTGGGCAGGCAGCATCGGCTTCGGTGGCGCCAGTCTGGCTAGCAGCAGGCAGAACGATACCTGGGGTGTAGGCTATTTCTATAACGGCCTGACTGATAATCTGAAGAACTTCGCTCCCAATCTGTTCCCACTGAAGGATGAGCAGGGTGTTGAAGTCTTTTATAATGTTGGCGTTACCCCCTGGTGGCACATTACCCCTGACTTCCAGGTCATTCTGCCAGGCCGCGAACGTATTGATACCGCTTTGCTGTTTGGTCTGCGTATGAAACTTGATTTCTAA
- a CDS encoding AI-2E family transporter, with protein MQNNPPTSFLHSYPETRWGLNFLALFGVIIALAMGKPLIMPLIVALMLAAVFYPVVEILRIRWWLPRGVAAIVVMIGLILAMTLGIIWIVVSIQNGFQELSTPDGRLVYYKKLHNRVSEDLSDKIAEQLFPLQPPRSEPEKTIELRDADNKEIMGPPIPSAEQTSDKPHVPDPNQSLIFGWLNKQFSMEGSMLPTLIFSTFEVSMITLIVLFLMLFLWMDGEMLAGRLAEVFGPRTGPYFSATYRALEEMAKQVRSYIVWRTAINLAITLILGVVYSVMGLKQPWTCAIFAGVMGYIPYIGHVAGCIPAIFDGFVNANLIVVLWILIVYGVLLLIEGYVIFPLVVGRHMEMNATTVILACLFWQLVWGNIGLFLAMPLTAGIKAICANVTMLRPWANLMGQHEIMPLEEEPGGDVWPEPHPAGQSPLIHD; from the coding sequence ATCATCGCCCTCGCCATGGGTAAGCCGCTGATCATGCCACTCATTGTGGCCCTGATGCTGGCTGCAGTGTTTTATCCCGTGGTAGAAATTCTGCGTATACGCTGGTGGCTGCCTCGCGGCGTTGCAGCCATCGTGGTGATGATCGGACTGATTCTGGCCATGACGTTGGGCATCATCTGGATTGTGGTTTCCATTCAAAATGGTTTTCAGGAACTGAGTACACCTGATGGCAGGCTGGTCTATTACAAGAAACTGCATAACCGCGTATCGGAAGATTTGTCGGACAAAATTGCGGAACAACTTTTCCCATTACAGCCACCACGAAGTGAACCGGAGAAGACCATCGAGTTAAGGGATGCAGACAATAAGGAAATCATGGGACCGCCGATACCGTCGGCTGAGCAAACTTCGGATAAACCCCATGTGCCCGATCCCAATCAGTCGCTGATCTTCGGCTGGCTGAACAAACAGTTCAGCATGGAAGGAAGCATGTTGCCGACTCTTATCTTTTCGACGTTTGAAGTCTCGATGATCACGCTGATCGTGCTTTTCCTGATGCTATTTCTCTGGATGGATGGTGAAATGCTGGCCGGGCGGCTGGCGGAAGTGTTCGGGCCACGCACGGGGCCTTATTTTTCCGCCACCTATCGGGCACTGGAAGAAATGGCCAAGCAGGTGCGTTCCTATATCGTCTGGCGAACTGCCATCAACCTGGCTATCACCCTTATTCTCGGGGTGGTGTATAGCGTGATGGGACTCAAGCAGCCCTGGACCTGTGCCATCTTTGCAGGGGTGATGGGATACATTCCCTACATCGGCCACGTAGCTGGCTGCATACCTGCGATCTTCGATGGTTTCGTCAATGCCAACCTGATTGTCGTTCTGTGGATACTCATTGTCTACGGTGTTCTGCTCTTGATCGAGGGCTATGTCATCTTCCCGCTGGTGGTAGGCCGACACATGGAAATGAATGCCACCACGGTGATCCTGGCATGTCTGTTCTGGCAACTGGTGTGGGGCAACATTGGTTTATTCCTGGCGATGCCACTGACTGCAGGCATCAAGGCGATCTGTGCCAATGTCACGATGCTCCGGCCGTGGGCCAACCTGATGGGGCAACATGAGATCATGCCTTTGGAAGAGGAACCCGGCGGAGATGTCTGGCCGGAACCTCACCCTGCCGGGCAATCACCGTTGATTCATGATTGA
- a CDS encoding sigma-70 family RNA polymerase sigma factor, which yields MANSSSRPVRFATTRWSLVAAAGKSDQSKKQDALSELCARYWPPLYAYLRQDGYDRHDARDMTQAFILDLLHRNPWAVADPQRGRFRTFLLSCMKNFLSHEREKKQAHKRGGSKLTFSMYQVEGEQAYQAVAREASPEVLFEKVWLNIILKRVMKRFLEPDQKTEDSKLIEQLLPSILGTKPDYDALATQHQKTPAALRQMVSKLRKKYQQLLLEEIGDTVTEPVQIEEEIQYLFNLASRKS from the coding sequence TTGGCAAATTCCTCATCACGTCCGGTTCGCTTTGCCACCACGCGCTGGAGCCTGGTAGCTGCTGCAGGTAAGTCTGATCAATCCAAAAAGCAGGATGCTCTCTCGGAACTCTGTGCACGCTATTGGCCTCCACTCTATGCATACCTCAGACAAGACGGTTACGATCGACACGATGCCCGTGACATGACACAGGCCTTCATTCTCGATCTGCTGCATCGCAATCCCTGGGCGGTTGCTGATCCGCAGCGAGGCCGCTTTCGTACGTTCCTGCTCAGCTGCATGAAGAACTTTCTCTCACATGAGCGAGAGAAGAAGCAGGCTCACAAACGCGGTGGCTCCAAACTGACTTTCAGCATGTACCAGGTAGAAGGTGAGCAGGCTTATCAGGCAGTCGCCCGTGAAGCATCCCCCGAAGTGCTTTTCGAAAAAGTCTGGCTGAACATCATCCTCAAACGGGTCATGAAACGGTTTCTTGAACCTGACCAGAAGACGGAAGATAGCAAGCTCATTGAGCAACTACTTCCCAGCATCCTGGGCACCAAGCCCGACTACGATGCCTTGGCTACTCAGCATCAGAAAACACCCGCAGCCCTCAGGCAGATGGTTTCCAAGCTTCGCAAGAAATACCAGCAGCTTTTGCTCGAAGAAATTGGGGATACCGTTACTGAACCAGTCCAGATTGAAGAAGAAATACAATACCTGTTTAACCTGGCGTCGAGAAAATCGTAA
- a CDS encoding 6-carboxytetrahydropterin synthase, translated as MPATYTVRVTKDHLTFCSGHFITYEGACCERLHGHNYKVAVEVSGPLDDNHYVFDFIALKKFTMQISDELDHRMMLPTQSRFIKVQVDGEQVNVSFEKKRWSFPLDDCILLPIENTTAELLAKYIAGRLRISLKKECNFTPSTLTVEVEESHGQSAIYCET; from the coding sequence ATGCCTGCTACCTATACGGTTCGAGTTACCAAGGATCATTTGACCTTCTGCTCAGGCCACTTCATCACCTATGAAGGCGCCTGCTGCGAAAGGCTGCATGGCCACAACTACAAAGTTGCTGTGGAAGTCTCCGGCCCGCTCGATGACAACCATTATGTATTCGATTTCATCGCTCTCAAAAAGTTCACTATGCAGATCAGCGATGAACTCGACCACCGCATGATGCTGCCCACGCAAAGCAGGTTCATCAAAGTCCAGGTAGATGGCGAACAGGTCAACGTCAGCTTTGAAAAGAAGCGATGGAGCTTTCCGCTTGATGACTGCATTTTGCTCCCAATCGAAAACACCACGGCAGAACTACTGGCAAAATATATTGCTGGTCGGTTGCGCATCAGCTTGAAGAAGGAATGCAACTTCACTCCATCCACGTTAACTGTTGAAGTGGAAGAGAGCCACGGGCAGTCTGCCATTTATTGTGAAACCTAG
- a CDS encoding Mrp/NBP35 family ATP-binding protein: MENTLNSTVQYTIAVASGKGGVGKSTVAVNLAVALAKQGHRVGLADGDILGPSVGKMVGVKQVDQRTQGLPVEKYGIKIMSSAFISAPGQANILRGPMVGKYVVAYVTQIPWGELDFLVIDLPPGTGDAQLSLCQEVPPTGALLVTMPQDVSLEVVRRGAQMFEALKVPLLGVVENMSYFRGDDGKEYAIFGSGGGDKCAAEYNVPLLAKLAIVPQVASQGDAGDPIVHSHPDSEVAKQYLELASRVSQRCAEVKQQAELPELKL, from the coding sequence TTGGAGAATACCTTGAATTCAACAGTTCAATACACCATCGCGGTCGCCAGCGGCAAGGGAGGCGTGGGTAAATCGACTGTTGCAGTAAACCTGGCAGTTGCATTGGCCAAACAGGGGCACCGCGTCGGCCTGGCTGATGGCGATATCCTCGGCCCCTCCGTCGGTAAAATGGTTGGCGTCAAGCAGGTCGATCAACGAACGCAAGGACTCCCGGTAGAGAAGTACGGCATCAAGATCATGTCGTCGGCTTTCATCTCGGCTCCAGGCCAGGCAAACATTCTGCGTGGTCCGATGGTAGGCAAATACGTCGTCGCTTACGTTACACAAATTCCATGGGGTGAACTCGATTTCCTCGTGATTGATTTGCCTCCAGGTACTGGCGATGCACAGTTATCGCTCTGTCAGGAAGTGCCTCCAACCGGAGCGCTGCTGGTAACGATGCCTCAGGATGTCAGTCTGGAAGTGGTTCGCCGTGGTGCCCAGATGTTTGAAGCATTGAAGGTGCCACTGCTCGGTGTTGTTGAAAACATGAGTTACTTCCGGGGAGACGATGGCAAGGAATACGCCATCTTCGGCAGCGGAGGCGGGGACAAGTGTGCTGCAGAATATAATGTGCCGCTACTCGCTAAGCTTGCCATCGTGCCACAAGTTGCCAGCCAGGGCGATGCCGGCGACCCGATCGTGCATAGCCATCCTGATTCCGAAGTTGCAAAGCAATATCTGGAACTGGCCAGTAGAGTCTCACAAAGATGTGCTGAGGTCAAACAGCAGGCTGAACTGCCTGAGTTGAAGTTGTAA